In the genome of Fervidobacterium nodosum Rt17-B1, the window GGATATTCATCAGGATTAACTTCAAAAATATTGATATCCAAAGCTTTTAAAAATTTATCGATATTAACTTCTGAAACATTCCAACTCATTTCCGCGCTGTAAGAAAAACCGATCCATGAGAAAGGTAAATGCTGTACGTGACCGTTATCGCCCCAATCGGTAGTGAGTACACCTATCGCACCGTATTTTTTACCATTGAAAATTGCGTTCTTTATATTTACCACTGCATTATCGGCTCTTCCAACAAAAGTATTCCAAGTAGAAGTACCAGGGCAAACGTAAAACGAAAGACCACTGTCAGCGTACAAACCACATTTTTCTTCGTATGGATGATCTGCTTCATATCCCCAAACCATAGGTATCATATCTTTTGGAAGATACCTGATAAACTCCGGGTGATTTTCTATGATATCCCCCCAGAACATCACAGACTCCTTGTGCTTTTTAGCAATTTTGTAAATCTTCATCAGAAAATCAAAATATACTTTCCCTTTCCCATATCTCTCGCAAAGTTCTTTCGATTTACCGACCCCAAGATCGAACGTTTCGTCGCATCCTACATTAGCCTGCTCACTTGAAAACAAAGGCAATAGTTCATCAAGAATCTCTTCAACAAACTTTTCCGATTCAGGCACAGCGGGAGAAAGCGAGAACGGGTATTCATAGCGCCCACCCCAAGGTGTTTCATATCCTTCCGGAGCTTCCGCAAGATGTTTGTATTTATCATGTATAAGCCACTTACTCATATGTCCAAATGTGTTCTGATTTGGCACAAGTTCGATATACCGTTCCTTGCAATATTTATCAAGCTCAATTATCTCTTCATGTGTTAACGGAGAATAATCCTTCCAAACTTCTTCGTGTTCTTTGTACGCAAACGTATGCTCCATATATAATTGAACCTGATTTATTTTTAACTCAGAAAGTTTATCAATAATATATTTCAAAGTATCCAGCTTTGGCATCCTATCGCGACTGATATCTATCATTATTCCCCTGTTTGGAAAATCAGGATAATCTTCTATAAAAAGTTTCGGTATTTTTTTGCCAAATTGTCTAATCAACTGCTTTAACGTCTGAACACCGTAAAATAAACCCCTTTCGTCGTGACCAAGAATAGTTATATAATCATCCATGAATAATTTGTACCCTTCTTTGTGCGGTACAACGTATGGATTAACACCAATGAAAATATCGCCATAGTATAGATTGGGACTTTTGTAACGATCAAATCTATACGAAATACCTTCTTTCTCTAAGAAATTCACTAAACTCGTTCCAATATCTACACTCTCAGAAAAAACCCACCGATTTGAGCTTAATAAAAAAGTTCCATCTTTAACTTCCAACTTTTTTGGAAACGGAATAAGGTAAATTTCAAAATCATATCCATTAACTTTCCTCATAAATATCCCCCCATGATTATTAAAAACGAAAAATGGGCACTAATTCCTATTAAGTTCCTCTTTTATTTTGAAAAGCTCATCACGCAACCTTGCGGCATCTTCATAACGCAATTCAGAGGCAGCTTTGTACATCTCCTCTTCAAGCAAAGCAGCGTATTCTTCCAAAGATAAACTCTCTTTCATTTGTAAAATAGAGTCCTCGTACACTTTGTACATTTCCTCTTCTTTGTCTCTAAACGGTGCAAATATGTCTTCCATCAGTGGTTTTATAATCGTTTTTGGCTTTATTCCATGCTTTTCGTTGTACTCCATTTGTATTTTCCTTCTTCTGTTCGTCTCATCAATAGCACGTTGCATAGCTGGTGTTATCCTATCGGCGTACATAATAACCTTTCCATTTTCATTTCTTGCGGTTCTTCCGATTATCTGTATCAACGTAGTCTCACTTCTCAAAAAACCTTCAGTATCCGCATCCAATATTGCCACCAAAGACACTTCAGGCAAATCAAGACCTTCCCTGAGCAAGTTGACACCCACAACAACATCTATTTCTCCAGCCCTTAGTTTTTTCAAAACCTCCACACGTTTAATCGCATCTAATTCCGAATGCAAATACAACGCCCTGATGTTGAATTCTACAAGGTATTCAGCCAACATCTCAGCTGTTTTCTTCGTAAGTACAGTGACTAACGCTTTCTCACCACGTTTTTTGACTTGTACAATCTCGTTTACTAAATCATCAACTTGATACCTCGTTGGTCTTACCTCAACTTGTGGATCTATTAAACCAGTTGGTCTGATTATCTGTTCAACAACTTGCTCTGAAACCTCAAGTTCGTAAGGTCCGGGCGTTGCAGAAACGAATATAACCTGATTAACTTTCTGCATAAACTCATCGAACTTCAACGGCCTGTTATCGTAAGCGCAAGGCAGCCTAAAGCCATATTCTACAAGGCTTTTCTTCCTTGACATCTCACCATGGTACATCGCTCTGAGTTGTGGAATAGTGATATGCGACTCATCTATAAACACTATGAAATCTTCGTCGTAATAATCAAGGAGTGAATAAGGAGGCTCTCCAGGTTGTCTGCCATCAAAGTGTCTTGAATAATTCTCTATGCCGGTACAATAACCGAGTGTAGAAAGCAATTCTATATCATTCATCGTTCTCTGCCAAAGCCTTTGTGCTTCCAACTCCTTACCTTCACTTCTTAACTTCTTAACCTGTTCATCCAATTCTGCGCGAATACTCTTAACTGCTCTCTCTATTTTTTCCTCAGTTGTAACGTACTCCTTTGTTGGATATATGGTTAATCTATCAAGTCGTTCTATAACATCTCTATTCATCCTATCAAATGTGTACATCCTATCAATTTCATCACCGAATAACTCTATCCTTATCCCTTCATCTTGATAAGACGGGAATATTTCCAGCGTATCACCACGGAGCCTGAAACTTCCAGTTAAACCTATATCTTCCTTTCTTTCGTAACCTATCTTAACTAACTTCTTGACAAATTCAGACAGATTTATCCTCTGCCCAACCTCGAGCTTTATATTGAGCGTATCAAAATCACGTGGGTCACCACATGCGTATATCGCAGAGACACTTGCAACAACGATAACATCCCTGCGCGTCATTATAGATTTTATAGCACTCATACGCATACGCGCTATAACATCGTTTATATCCGCACTTTTCTCTATATACAAATCCTTTGTGGGTACATACGCCTCAGGCTGATAATAATCGTAATAACTTATGAAAAACTCCACCTTATTATTCGGAAAGAACGCTTTAAACTCCGAATAAAGTTGCGCTGCTAAAGTTTTATTTGGGGAGATTATTAAAACAGGTCTATTAACTTCCTTTATAACATTTGCCATCGTAAATGTCTTACCGCTCCCCGTAACACCCAGGAGCGTTTGAAAGCGATAACCTTTATTCAAACCATTTACAAGACTTTCTATCGCCTGAGGCTGATCCCCCATCGGTTCATAATCACTTATAAGTTCATATGGCATAAGTACTTTATGCCTCCTCTTGAAATTTAAAACATTATAAAATATTATCTTTGAATCGGATCAACGAACAACGTCTTGAAATTCGAATAAAGCACCAACCCTGGTTTTAATCCTCTCACTTTTTTGACGTACTTGATGTAAGTATAGTCAATTGGCACATTACTTGAGTATCTTCCCTTACTGTAAGTGGCCGCTAATCGCGCGGCGTAATACAATGTATCTTCATCAACACTCTTCCCATTTGTTTTTATCACCACATGGGCTCCAGGCATACCTTGTACATGTAACCATATATCATTATCACTTGACCTTACAACAAGTTCGTCGTTTTGTCTGTTATTCTTACCAACCAATATCGTAAAACCGTTATAAACATACTTTCTAGGCTCAGAAACCTGTTCACTTTTTTTCTTACCTTTTTTATCAACTTTCTTCTTAATCAAACCATTTTCGACCATTTCATCTTCTATTTCAAATAATTCCTCCAACCCCTCAGCATTCTCTATAGTCAATTGCAACTGCTGAAGGTAAGAGAGTTCTTTAGATAGAATTTCTTTTCTTTCCTCTATCCCTTTTGCTTTCCTTTTCAACTTTGAATACAAATTGAAATATTTAACACTATTTTCGATAGGTGATAAATTCTTCTCCAGCGGTACAGAAACATGGCTATCACTTTCCCAATCGTAAAGACTCGCCATTTCTTCACCACAATTTATCTGGTAACTGTAAGCCTTAATAAGCTCACCGTATTTTCTGTATTTATCAGCATCTTTACACTCTTCAAGCTCTCTTTCAAGTTCAGAGAGTAAATTCTCGTAATGGTCTATTTTGCTTTTCACAACACTTATAAGTTGATTTCGTTTTTCAGTAATTTTATCCTTAACTTCAACATACTCAAAATATTCGTTCACACATTTCACAAACTCAGAACATTTTTTCTCATCTCTGTACTGGTGGAGACGTATCACGGAAATATCCTTAGGTTTTTCATCTTCGTAGTACAGTCTTAACGTTCCTTCTTTTAATTCTTCCTTTACACTTATCAATATTTCATATACTCTTTTCAAATCCTCAAGCGAAACTTCTGATAAACTCTTGTTATCGAGTTCAGATCTATACAAAACCTCCTCAGCTGTGACTTTTGAAAAACCTTGGAATTTGGTGTATATAAACTCAACAAGACTTTTCTTTTTATCATAAAAACCTTCGAAAACACTTTTCAATTTATCGAATGAATCAATTTCATCGATTGTCAGCTTATCTGAAGGATACAAAACAAATTTTTCGCCGGGAAATATATTTCTAAACTTAGTTTGGACCCTTTTGAACGCTTCAAGTATCTCCGAATTCTCAACAATTATCGCGTTGGAGTGTTTACCCATAATATCAAAGTACAAAACATAGTTGTGAACAACGCCAATTTCATCAATCTTCTTTAACTCCAAAACAACCGTTCGCTCATATTGGATATTTGAAAAATCAACGACCTTCGCTCCCCTTATCCTACTGCGCAAAAATTCGACAAAATTATTTTTCTCTGGATCTTCAACAAAGTGGTTCACAAATGATATATACGAAAAATTCGGATTAAGAGATACCTTTAAATCTCCGTTATCGAAAGAAAAATACAAGATATGCTTAGATAAATAAACATTTCTCAAATTAAATCCAACAATTTTCTTTGCTATTTGCTCAACAGTTCCTCTCATCACAAATCCATCGTACGGCATGAAAGTGCTCCTTTCACGTTCACATCAATATTCTAAATCCAAATCAACGATATTTTTCGGAGCTTTTCCCGAGAGAATTAACCTCAGATTTTCTATCGTTTCGTCTATCCTGCCAGTCTGCCCTTCTATTGTAAATCCACCAACGTGTGGAGAAATGACAACATTTCTAAGAGTATGAATTGGATATTTAGAAGGTAATTGAACAGCATGATCAACATTTGGATAAAGATACCACGTATCTATACCTGCGCCGGCTAAAATATTTTCTTTCAGTGCAAAATAAAGTCCTTCTTCATCAATCAGTTGACCTCTCCCAACGTTTATAAGAAATTTACCACGCATTGAATACAATCGTTCTTTATCTATAATTCCATAAGTTGATTTCGTAAGTGGCAAAGCAACAAAGATAACTTCGCCAAACCTTATAGCTTCATCGATATCTGTGGTAATGTGTTGAACATAATCTACAGATTCGATACTCCTTTTGTACCCCATTATTTCGCAATCAAATCCAGAAAGCAATTTAGCTATACTCCTTCCAATGGTTCCCAACCCAAGAATTGAAACCTTTTTCCCTTGGATTGAATACCAAAAATCTTCCTTCTTTGAGCCTGCTTCGTATCCATGCCATATACCCTTTGACAAATCGTTATGGTACTCCACGACCCTTCCCATAACAGCTAAAGCAAGTGCAACAGCGCGTTCTGCAACAATCTTTCCATTCCCATGGTTATTTGAAACAACAATATTTCTCTTTTTAATTGCTTCTATAGGTAAGCCATTAACTCCGGCCCATGGAACAATTATATATTTCAAACGCTCAGCTTTATTCAACTGACTTTCACTTAATCCACCAGTTACAATTACATCAGCTATCGGAATAAACTGCTCAGCTTCCATTCTATCTGCTGGAATAGCGAAATCATCGTTTGGAAATTCAGATTTCAACTCTTCAATTTTCAATTTAAAATAATCAATTAATTTGGTCAGAAAAAGTACGGTCATATTAACTCTCCTCCTAATAATTTAGACTATTCTAATAAAATTATACCACAATTAAAATAAACGACATTGTAAAAAAAACGTAGGTTGCATTTTTACAACCTACGTTTACTTCTTTATCGCTATGTTGACTAAAAATTCATTAAAAGAACGTTGTCAACGCAAGATATAATATCGCGCTCACACCCGCGGAGAATGGAATGGTTATAAGCCAAGATACAACTATTTCTTTAAGCACTCCCGTATTAACTACTTCTATACCTCTTGCCAAACCAACACCAGTAACCGCACCAACTACCGTATGAGTTGTACTTATTGGAAAACCAAATATAGATGAAAGAAGCACCGTTGTGGCTGTACCAAAGTCTATTGAAAATCCCCTTGTATTATTAAGCTCGGTTATATCATGACCTATCGTTTGCATAACTTTGTACCCGTACAGTAAAACTCCAAGAGCAATTCCGAGTCCTCCAATGAACAATATATACTTTGGCATCTCAACGCTTGAAAAATTTGCCGCTCCGGTTTGTTGGATCATAAATATGAGCGCTATTGGACCTACTGCATTTGCAACATCATTCGCACCGTGTGAAAAACAAACGTAAGCAGAAGTAAGTACTTGAACATTTTTAAATATTGATTCAACTGCGTCGTAATCGTTGCTATTTCTCTTTACATACCTAACAACAAGAAAATAAGAAACAAGCCACGCAATGAATCCTAAAACAAGTCCAACTATCGCGGAATATGCATATGTTTTTTTCAACGTTTTGAATGTAAAAAGGAAGGAAATAAGGAAGAACGTAAAACCAATCATAACAGGAGCAACTTTCTTAGCGGCGGTAAGTGGGTTGGGTCTGTGTAAGATTGTAACTGTAAGTATTTTGAAAACAAGATATGCTAAAATACCGCCAACAACAGGAGATATAACCCAAGAAAGAACGATTTTCAGCAATTTAGACCAGTAAACAACCTTAAAACCACCACTCACCAAACCAAATCCAATCATTCCACCTATAATAGAGTGAGTTGTAGAAACAGGCATTCCATAAACAGTCGCAAACATTACCCAAATTCCAGCCGCAAGTAAAGCAGAAATCGCACCGTAAATAACATAATTTGGATTTTGGATATGCTCAATAGATACGATACCACTGGCTATTGTCTTAGTAACGGCAGCTCCAAACATAACAGCTCCCAAAAATTCTAAAAAGGAAGCCAACAGTGCTGCTTGCTTTGGAGTTATGGCCTTTGCACCAACGGCTGTAGCCATACCGTTAGCTACATCATTTGCACCAATCGCAAACGCCATAAACATACCTATCAAAATTGCAAATAGCGTTATCATATCCTAATCCTCCTTTATTGGTGTGTAATCATTCTAATTCTCTCAACAACATTCTTCGCTCTATCTTCAATTCTCATAAGCAATATAATAATACTGTTGAGGAACATTATATCAACAGCATTCATCTCGTACTTTTTAGAGAACAACTTCTTACCAATCTCCAAACCAAGTATATCACTCGAATGCTCCTCTTTTTCTACGACACTCACCCTTTCGTCTCCTTCCTTTACCTCCTTAGGAGAAAACGCTGATTCAACGATTAATCTTAGTTCTTTAGCAATTTCGCTCATGTGAATAACACTTTCGGAAACGAGATCCGATAATTGCAAAATATCTTTTGCCACATCTTCAGGTATATTTTCAACCTTATTCATAGTAAGCATTTTAAGTACATCATCAGTTATATCAATTATTGAGTCGGTATTATGAAGAATATCGAGAAAATCAGACTTATTAAAATAAGTCCATTTAAGCTTCGAGTATATCTCTCTAACTTTAATCTTAATTCCATCAGCTTTATCTTCAAACTCATCAATCTTTTTCGAAAATCCTTCTATATTACCACCGTTCAAATAAACCTTTATGGCTTCTTTCATAACACCCGCAGCTTCCACACACAAAATTGTGTGTTCGATAAACAACTCAAGAGGAGAACGGTAAGGCACTAACTTGTTAAAAATATTCGCCATAGACTCACTCCTTTCAAAATTTTATTTTCCCAGGTGATTATATCACAAACTCAATATGGAATCAAATAAAATAAATATTAAATAGTATTTGAGCAATATTTAAATGAACTTTTTAAGCCAAATAAACTTTCAACCCCAAATTTTAAA includes:
- a CDS encoding glycoside hydrolase family 20 zincin-like fold domain-containing protein; this encodes MRKVNGYDFEIYLIPFPKKLEVKDGTFLLSSNRWVFSESVDIGTSLVNFLEKEGISYRFDRYKSPNLYYGDIFIGVNPYVVPHKEGYKLFMDDYITILGHDERGLFYGVQTLKQLIRQFGKKIPKLFIEDYPDFPNRGIMIDISRDRMPKLDTLKYIIDKLSELKINQVQLYMEHTFAYKEHEEVWKDYSPLTHEEIIELDKYCKERYIELVPNQNTFGHMSKWLIHDKYKHLAEAPEGYETPWGGRYEYPFSLSPAVPESEKFVEEILDELLPLFSSEQANVGCDETFDLGVGKSKELCERYGKGKVYFDFLMKIYKIAKKHKESVMFWGDIIENHPEFIRYLPKDMIPMVWGYEADHPYEEKCGLYADSGLSFYVCPGTSTWNTFVGRADNAVVNIKNAIFNGKKYGAIGVLTTDWGDNGHVQHLPFSWIGFSYSAEMSWNVSEVNIDKFLKALDINIFEVNPDEYPIAELIYKLGIVHNKLFYTPNGTPFFYAFLYPERNGNYKLELEKIKEVENDVLSLRKEIQKFRSDEDSKLSFVVDQILNNIDFALLGLKVMKFLSIYKDIQAVPENEWMEFEDEFNKVIESYRRIWLVQNRPGGLEQSIYKLSRILRVRRGDLRGLIF
- the uvrB gene encoding excinuclease ABC subunit UvrB — translated: MPYELISDYEPMGDQPQAIESLVNGLNKGYRFQTLLGVTGSGKTFTMANVIKEVNRPVLIISPNKTLAAQLYSEFKAFFPNNKVEFFISYYDYYQPEAYVPTKDLYIEKSADINDVIARMRMSAIKSIMTRRDVIVVASVSAIYACGDPRDFDTLNIKLEVGQRINLSEFVKKLVKIGYERKEDIGLTGSFRLRGDTLEIFPSYQDEGIRIELFGDEIDRMYTFDRMNRDVIERLDRLTIYPTKEYVTTEEKIERAVKSIRAELDEQVKKLRSEGKELEAQRLWQRTMNDIELLSTLGYCTGIENYSRHFDGRQPGEPPYSLLDYYDEDFIVFIDESHITIPQLRAMYHGEMSRKKSLVEYGFRLPCAYDNRPLKFDEFMQKVNQVIFVSATPGPYELEVSEQVVEQIIRPTGLIDPQVEVRPTRYQVDDLVNEIVQVKKRGEKALVTVLTKKTAEMLAEYLVEFNIRALYLHSELDAIKRVEVLKKLRAGEIDVVVGVNLLREGLDLPEVSLVAILDADTEGFLRSETTLIQIIGRTARNENGKVIMYADRITPAMQRAIDETNRRRKIQMEYNEKHGIKPKTIIKPLMEDIFAPFRDKEEEMYKVYEDSILQMKESLSLEEYAALLEEEMYKAASELRYEDAARLRDELFKIKEELNRN
- a CDS encoding Rqc2 family fibronectin-binding protein; the encoded protein is MPYDGFVMRGTVEQIAKKIVGFNLRNVYLSKHILYFSFDNGDLKVSLNPNFSYISFVNHFVEDPEKNNFVEFLRSRIRGAKVVDFSNIQYERTVVLELKKIDEIGVVHNYVLYFDIMGKHSNAIIVENSEILEAFKRVQTKFRNIFPGEKFVLYPSDKLTIDEIDSFDKLKSVFEGFYDKKKSLVEFIYTKFQGFSKVTAEEVLYRSELDNKSLSEVSLEDLKRVYEILISVKEELKEGTLRLYYEDEKPKDISVIRLHQYRDEKKCSEFVKCVNEYFEYVEVKDKITEKRNQLISVVKSKIDHYENLLSELERELEECKDADKYRKYGELIKAYSYQINCGEEMASLYDWESDSHVSVPLEKNLSPIENSVKYFNLYSKLKRKAKGIEERKEILSKELSYLQQLQLTIENAEGLEELFEIEDEMVENGLIKKKVDKKGKKKSEQVSEPRKYVYNGFTILVGKNNRQNDELVVRSSDNDIWLHVQGMPGAHVVIKTNGKSVDEDTLYYAARLAATYSKGRYSSNVPIDYTYIKYVKKVRGLKPGLVLYSNFKTLFVDPIQR
- a CDS encoding 2-hydroxyacid dehydrogenase is translated as MTVLFLTKLIDYFKLKIEELKSEFPNDDFAIPADRMEAEQFIPIADVIVTGGLSESQLNKAERLKYIIVPWAGVNGLPIEAIKKRNIVVSNNHGNGKIVAERAVALALAVMGRVVEYHNDLSKGIWHGYEAGSKKEDFWYSIQGKKVSILGLGTIGRSIAKLLSGFDCEIMGYKRSIESVDYVQHITTDIDEAIRFGEVIFVALPLTKSTYGIIDKERLYSMRGKFLINVGRGQLIDEEGLYFALKENILAGAGIDTWYLYPNVDHAVQLPSKYPIHTLRNVVISPHVGGFTIEGQTGRIDETIENLRLILSGKAPKNIVDLDLEY
- a CDS encoding inorganic phosphate transporter, giving the protein MITLFAILIGMFMAFAIGANDVANGMATAVGAKAITPKQAALLASFLEFLGAVMFGAAVTKTIASGIVSIEHIQNPNYVIYGAISALLAAGIWVMFATVYGMPVSTTHSIIGGMIGFGLVSGGFKVVYWSKLLKIVLSWVISPVVGGILAYLVFKILTVTILHRPNPLTAAKKVAPVMIGFTFFLISFLFTFKTLKKTYAYSAIVGLVLGFIAWLVSYFLVVRYVKRNSNDYDAVESIFKNVQVLTSAYVCFSHGANDVANAVGPIALIFMIQQTGAANFSSVEMPKYILFIGGLGIALGVLLYGYKVMQTIGHDITELNNTRGFSIDFGTATTVLLSSIFGFPISTTHTVVGAVTGVGLARGIEVVNTGVLKEIVVSWLITIPFSAGVSAILYLALTTFF
- a CDS encoding DUF47 domain-containing protein, which produces MANIFNKLVPYRSPLELFIEHTILCVEAAGVMKEAIKVYLNGGNIEGFSKKIDEFEDKADGIKIKVREIYSKLKWTYFNKSDFLDILHNTDSIIDITDDVLKMLTMNKVENIPEDVAKDILQLSDLVSESVIHMSEIAKELRLIVESAFSPKEVKEGDERVSVVEKEEHSSDILGLEIGKKLFSKKYEMNAVDIMFLNSIIILLMRIEDRAKNVVERIRMITHQ